In the genome of Girardinichthys multiradiatus isolate DD_20200921_A chromosome 7, DD_fGirMul_XY1, whole genome shotgun sequence, one region contains:
- the LOC124871192 gene encoding claudin-10-like yields MGSMFQEIIAFVLATSGWILESSTVSMDDWKVSSDDGSVITSSSFFANLWKHCVTDSTGISNCRDFPSMLALDGYIQACRGLMITAIFLGFFGSVFALVGMKCTKIGGSEKNKARIACFASIEFILSGVCSLSACSLYAHRITTEFFDPMFMSQKYELGAALFIGWAGGILCILGGSVFCFSVADSFSRSHSKANYIYRQTASHSHITAYTRGQAKPVNERPAADNSSSSRMQHFDKNVYV; encoded by the exons ATGGGCAGCATGTTTCAGGAGATCATAGCCTTTGTTTTAGCTACGTCGGGCTGGATACTGGAGTCTTCCACCGTGTCGATGGACGACTGGAAGGTCTCCTCAGACGATGGATCTGTAATTACCTCGTCTTCCTTCTTTGCCAATCTGTGGAAGCACTGTGTGACTGATTCAACAGGGATCTCCAACTGCAGAGACTTTCCATCAATGCTGGCACTGGATG GTTACATCCAGGCTTGCAGGGGATTGATGATCACAGCCATCTTCTTGGGCTTTTTCGGTTCTGTGTTTGCCCTGGTTGGGATGAAATGCACCAAAATTGGAGGAAGTGAGAAGAATAAAGCCAGGATCGCCTGCTTTGCTAGTATAGAATTTATTCTTAGTG GAGTCTGCTCACTTTCTGCCTGTTCTCTCTATGCACATCGGATAACAACAGAGTTTTTTGACCCAATGTTTATGTCTCAGAA GTATGAGCTGGGAGCTGCTCTCTTCATCGGCTGGGCAGGTGGTATCCTCTGTATTCTGGGAGGCAGTGTCTTCTGCTTCTCAGTTGCAGATTCTTTTTCAAGAAG CCACAGTAAGGCAAATTATATCTACAGACAGACTGCCTCACATTCCCATATCACCGCCTACACGAGAGGGCAGGCGAAGCCTGTAAACGAAAGGCCGGCGGCAGATaacagcagctcctccaggatgCAACACTTTGATAAAAATGTATACGTGTAA